A window of Chryseobacterium aquaeductus genomic DNA:
AAAATTAATTAAGAAACTATACGAATTACAGATTTTGTCTGTGATTATTGAGGGCGGAAGTTTGGTTTTACAGCAATTTATAGATGCAGGTTTGTGGGACGAAACTATTGTCATAAAAAATCATGAACTCACGATTGAAAATGGCACCAAAGCTCCAAAATTTCAACATGAACCTTTTAAAGTGAAAAAATTCAGAGATAATATGCTGGAAATTCATAAAAATTTTGAGTAGAAACTGAAGTATGTTGCACGAATACAAAACCATCAATAAACCGATTGAAAATACGCTGCTTAAAGAGAAGGGAAGCAAATTTATTGGCTTTGCTTTTCCTGTAAGTAATGAAGCTGAGCTTAAAAATGCTTTAGAAAAAATAAAATCTGAACATCCGAAGGCTACGCATCATTGCTACGCTTTTAGAATGGGTCTGAACGGTGAAAACTATCGTGCGAATGATGATGGAGAACCGTCAGGAAGTGCAGGCTTACCCATTTATAATCAACTTCTGGCTCACGAAATTACGAATGTCTTGGTCATCAGCGTTCGATACTATGGCGGTACAAAATTGGGAGTTTCAGGTCTGGTGAAAGCTTATAAAGAATCTGCCAAAATTACATTGGAAGAAGCAGAAATCATCACCAGAGAATTAGAAACTGAAATGGAAATACAATTCAATTTCAATCAGCAAAATGTAATTTTCACCTTACTCTCGAAATTTGATGCAAAAGTTCTGAATTTTGAAGCAGACGAAAACTGCATCCTCACCGCCTCATTAAAAACAGCACAAAAAGAAAAAATTTCTGAAAAACTTTCTGAAATGCAAAATGTAAAATATCATTTTATAGAATAGTGTAGATAAGACTTTTTTCTATAGTTCTTCAGTTTTCATTGTCTGGTTGTTATAAATAAAAATTCTAACATTCTGATTACCATATTTTTTCTTCAGTTCAGCACTCATTTTTTCGTAGATTTCGATTTCGGGAGATGGTGCAGATTTTAATTCAGACATTGCCCAATTTTGTAGATTGAGATAAGGTTTGTCTTTGCATAATTTATTATCTACAGGCTCCGCAAAAGTTTTCAACTCATGATTATCATTCTCTATACAAATGTACATCTGGTAGCCTTTTGCAGAGTATAGATTAAATGAAAAATACTGATACCAAATTCCAAAAAAACTAAAGACGGGCATCACGATCCAAAGTATTAGCCAATAAAAATTAATCAAAAGAACATCTTTTCTGAGCGGCATGATAGGTTTTTGATAAATTATATATAAAATCACTATAAGAGCCAAATTCCAAAACCAAACGATCGAATTATATTCTAAACCGAGAGGTCCTAGTAGAATCAAAATAATGAAGTGCATTATAATGAGAAGGTAACTGGTATTTCGCTTAGATTTTGAAACCAACAATAAAATCGCGAGAGAAACTTCGATTATAGGAATTAATAATCCCACAAAAAAGAGTTTGAATTTTAGAATAAATTCCATTGATAGACCAAAAAAATCTTGCAGAATAGAGTCTCTCCAAAATAAGGCTAAAAAATTTCGATTTAACTTATGCAGACCGCTGTAGAAATACATCGCTACCAACAGCAAATGAAAGAGAAAAATAATGTTTTTAGGTTTTAAATAATTAACAATTACAACCAAAAGCATACACAGATACATAAATTCCCAAGGCTGCCATCTTACTGTATCAAGCGAACAGCTTAATAATTCAAATATAAAAAGAGAAATCAACAGCGATCTTTTTGCTTTAAGAAATATAATCAATAACAAGTTTAAAAGTGATAAAACAAATAAGATTAAATGTACAGAGTCTGGTATGGATTTTAAAAAATCAAATGGCGGAATTACTGGATATATCCTTTCGGCAATCCATGTTTTATAACTCCATATTTTCGTAAACAGCAAAAAAACAGCAATAACTTTAATTAAATATTTAATTTGCTGGTTTTCCAAAACAAAAACTTTATTTTGATACATTTTAGATTTGTTAATTGATTCCCTCAAAAATATTAAATTGAGATGAATTACTACAGAATATTTTGTAATCACAGATAAAAAACATCTCAGAAAACTATCTGAGATGCATATACTTTTGATTTGAGAAGCTAAATCTTAATCTCTCCTGCCACCCATTAAAAGGGAAGCAAAGTAGAGCAATTGAGCCAAAGATCCGATCGCTGCCACAAGATAGGTTCTTGCTGCCCAGGTCAAACTGTCTTTTACTCCCACAAATTCTTCTGTAGTTACGGTTCCTGTATCTTTCAGCCACTTCATTGCTCTATTACTGGCATCATATTCTACCGGAAGCGTGATAAAAGCAAAAAGTGTGGTGAGAGCAAACATAATAACGCCAATTAATAAAACTATTTTATTTCCGCTTGCCATCATTAAAATAACACCACCCATAATTACAAATTGCATCAAATTTGAACTGATGCTTACCACCGGAACCAATTTTGATCTTAATTGCAGCATAGAATACCCTACCGCATGTTGTACAGCATGACCACATTCGTGTGCTGCAACAGCTGCTGCGGCTGCATTTCTTTGCATGTACACAGCTTCAGAAAGATTCACTGTTTTATTTGTAGGGTTATAATGATCTGTCAATTGTCCGGGAACCGATATAACCTGTACGTCGTTTATTCCGTTGTCTCTTAACATTTTTTCTGCCACTTCTTTACCTGAAAGCCCATTTCTAAGATGTACATTGGAGTAGTACTCAAATTTAGATTTCAATCTTGAGGATACCCACCAGCTTATCAGCATAGATACTCCTATAATAAGATAATAACCTGTCATTTTATTTGAAATTTAATATAATAATTGCAGTATGAGATGTAATAACTGTGCCAAAGTATTGATTTTTATTAATTATATTTGTACTTAAAAATACCTTAAAATTACTATGTCTGCAGTTTCAATTCTTGAAGTAAAAACACCTAACGAATTAAGACAATTTGTAAAATTTCCGATGGATTTGTACAAAAACAATCCATATTACGTACCTTCATTCATCAAAGATGAACTCAATGTATGGAATCCTGAATACAACCCTGCATTACAGTATTCTGAAGCAAAACAATTTTTAGCGTGGAAAGACAATAAGGTAGTTGGTAGAATTGCAGCAATCATCAATCATAAAGAAGAAAAAGAACTTGGCATAAAAAAAGTACGTTTCGGATGGATTGATTTTATAGATGATAAAGAAGTTTCTAAAGCTTTGATAGATACCGTAGTTAATTACGCTAAAGATCATAAGATCAACACGATAGAAGGACCGATGGGATTTACAAATCTCGATAAAGCGGGGATGTTGACATTCGGTTTTGAAAAGATTGCCACCATGATTGGTATTTACAATCATGAGTACTATCCGCAACACATTGAAAGTCTTGGTCTTGTAAAGGAAAAAGAATGGGTAGAATTTGAAATGAATTTTCCTAAAATCCTACCTCCAAAGGTTGAAAAATTCAGCAAACTGATC
This region includes:
- a CDS encoding GTP cyclohydrolase, with the translated sequence MSAVSILEVKTPNELRQFVKFPMDLYKNNPYYVPSFIKDELNVWNPEYNPALQYSEAKQFLAWKDNKVVGRIAAIINHKEEKELGIKKVRFGWIDFIDDKEVSKALIDTVVNYAKDHKINTIEGPMGFTNLDKAGMLTFGFEKIATMIGIYNHEYYPQHIESLGLVKEKEWVEFEMNFPKILPPKVEKFSKLIAEKYNLRVLDFKTKEEILPYITPMFKLLDETYKHLSTYTPISEEQIKTYKEKFFPMIAKNYVICVVDEHDDLISFAVTMPSYSKALQKAKGKLLPFGWWHFMQAQKKNDRANFYLIGIHPEYQRRGVTAIIFKEIFVRFNNMGIDFAETNPELEENKSVQVLWQDYNPVNHKRRRTYSLKF
- a CDS encoding YigZ family protein, encoding MLHEYKTINKPIENTLLKEKGSKFIGFAFPVSNEAELKNALEKIKSEHPKATHHCYAFRMGLNGENYRANDDGEPSGSAGLPIYNQLLAHEITNVLVISVRYYGGTKLGVSGLVKAYKESAKITLEEAEIITRELETEMEIQFNFNQQNVIFTLLSKFDAKVLNFEADENCILTASLKTAQKEKISEKLSEMQNVKYHFIE
- a CDS encoding zinc metallopeptidase, producing MTGYYLIIGVSMLISWWVSSRLKSKFEYYSNVHLRNGLSGKEVAEKMLRDNGINDVQVISVPGQLTDHYNPTNKTVNLSEAVYMQRNAAAAAVAAHECGHAVQHAVGYSMLQLRSKLVPVVSISSNLMQFVIMGGVILMMASGNKIVLLIGVIMFALTTLFAFITLPVEYDASNRAMKWLKDTGTVTTEEFVGVKDSLTWAARTYLVAAIGSLAQLLYFASLLMGGRRD